In Mangrovivirga cuniculi, the following proteins share a genomic window:
- a CDS encoding alpha-amylase yields MFTQIKHCALLCVTGLLFACSNVDEQTLKPKHQDVVEVTPSNPETEQSTGPGGGVIMQAFYWDVPAGGNWYNTIKSKISEWDAAGISAIWLPPVSKAMNGPYSMGYDPFDYFDLGEYNQMGSVETRFGSKNELISLINTAHNYNIEVYADIVLNHNSGAQSEYNPFTGTNTYTDFNPASGKFYRSASDFHPNNYANQDEGVFGGFPDLSHSVPYVQGWLWKNSNSVAKYYKNVIGFDGWRFDYVKGFGGWIVKDWVDEVGGFAVGENWDGNANTLQNWVNSTSRRASAFDFACYYRLDEAFDGNDLRKLNGDMLWKRDPMKAVTFVANHDTDIIYDKMHAYAYILTHEGYPTIFYKDYEEWLDKSKLNNLIWIHRNLAVGNTSILHVDNDEYIARRNGNPGIVVYLNDSGSWVERWIQTNWNSVRIKDYTGNSSWEPVTQGNGWVKIQCPPNSYSIWSSK; encoded by the coding sequence ATGTTTACCCAAATTAAACATTGCGCATTATTATGCGTAACAGGATTGCTGTTTGCCTGCTCCAATGTGGATGAACAGACCTTAAAACCAAAACATCAGGATGTTGTTGAAGTAACACCATCAAATCCGGAAACGGAACAATCTACCGGACCGGGTGGCGGTGTTATAATGCAGGCCTTTTACTGGGATGTACCAGCAGGGGGCAATTGGTATAATACTATTAAAAGTAAGATATCTGAATGGGATGCTGCGGGCATTAGTGCTATTTGGTTACCACCGGTATCAAAAGCTATGAATGGGCCTTATTCTATGGGGTATGATCCATTTGATTATTTTGACCTGGGGGAATATAACCAAATGGGTTCAGTCGAAACCAGGTTTGGTTCGAAGAATGAATTGATCAGCCTGATCAATACTGCACACAACTATAATATTGAGGTTTATGCAGATATTGTATTAAATCACAATAGTGGAGCTCAATCAGAGTACAATCCTTTTACAGGAACTAATACGTACACAGATTTTAATCCTGCTTCAGGTAAATTTTATCGATCTGCCAGTGACTTCCATCCTAATAATTATGCTAATCAAGATGAAGGTGTTTTTGGTGGATTTCCGGACTTAAGCCATTCTGTTCCTTATGTTCAGGGATGGCTATGGAAAAACAGTAATAGCGTTGCAAAATATTATAAAAACGTTATTGGATTTGACGGTTGGAGGTTTGATTATGTAAAAGGCTTTGGTGGCTGGATTGTTAAGGACTGGGTCGATGAAGTAGGTGGTTTTGCAGTTGGTGAAAACTGGGATGGAAATGCAAATACCTTACAAAACTGGGTCAATAGTACCAGCCGAAGGGCATCAGCTTTTGACTTTGCTTGTTATTACAGGCTTGATGAGGCCTTTGACGGAAATGACCTGAGAAAATTGAATGGCGATATGCTATGGAAGCGTGATCCGATGAAAGCAGTAACATTTGTTGCCAATCATGACACTGACATTATCTATGATAAAATGCATGCCTATGCATATATTCTGACTCATGAAGGTTACCCAACTATTTTTTACAAAGATTATGAAGAGTGGCTTGATAAAAGTAAACTCAATAACCTGATCTGGATTCACAGAAATCTAGCAGTTGGCAATACCAGCATACTACATGTAGATAACGATGAGTACATTGCCAGGAGAAATGGAAATCCGGGAATAGTAGTTTATCTGAATGATTCGGGATCATGGGTAGAAAGATGGATTCAGACAAACTGGAATTCAGTAAGAATAAAAGATTATACAGGGAATTCAAGTTGGGAACCTGTCACCCAGGGGAATGGATGGGTTAAAATTCAATGTCCACCAAATAGTTATTCAATTTGGAGTTCAAAATAA